The region AATAACTCCCAAAGTGGCGCGGTTAATTTCATGAGAAACATCCTCGTCCACATCCCCCAAAATATCCGCATTATCAGAATCCCTGCCCGCAACTTTATAACTATCTTCCGTTTCCATAAGCTTTTCTTCTTCTTCCAAAGCCTTTTTTTCTTTTGCGAGTTTATTCTTTATTTTATCCACAATTTGCTCTTTAACCATTTTAAAATTTCTAGGCTTGCGAATATCTTTAATAGTAAATAACAAAACCGCCAAAAACACAACTAAATAAACAAAACTTTGTCTTAAAGAAAACTTACCTAAAAAAATAATAGCAATAACGCAAATCAAAAGCAATCCCAAATATAAAAGCGCGCCGTTTAAAAATGTGCCGAAAACTCCGCTCATTCTAGCGCGTTTAGAACTTACCCCCATAAAAAAATTGGTTCTTAAATAAAAAAGAAACGCCAATATAAGACCCACCAAACCAAATAATAAAACATTCTCCCCCGAAAAATTTAAAACCGCGTTAAGAGCGGTGGCAAAAAACAAAAACAAAACAAAAGGAATAATAGCGGTATCCCCTGCTTTTCTAACCGACCACCTTTTTAGTTTCACAAACAACAAAAAAACCAAAAGGCTAGTTAAAAAGGTGTGGGAGAAATTTAATTTAAGAACAAATTTAGAAACGAAAACACCCGCCACGCAAAAAAAAGTGGCGTCAAAAATGTCTTCGTTAATAAAACCTTCCTCTTTAGCGTACAACCAGAAAACATAAAGAGAAATTATGGCGAAAACAATGTATATCAAATAGGTATGCATTTGGTTTTTAAATTTTTTCCTACCTTAATTATACCAACAAACACAATTAAAATCCCCGAAACACCAATAATTTTTAAAACGCCAAATTTATCCGCCAACAATCCCCCTAACAAAAGGGGTAGCAATGCTCCTGCAGTAACAATAGTCTGCAAAAGTCCGTACATTTTGCCGCGCATATTGTCGGCGCAATGTCTTTGCATTTTGGCATTGCTGGCAACAATTATAAACGAGCTAAAAACACCAATAAAAAAAACCAAAATAAGAGCAAACAAAATAACATCCACACCCAAAAGTTTGGTAAACTCGTGGGGAAAAAACCGCTGTAAGGGGGCAAATCTCAAAAACCCAAGACTGTATTTAACCGTTTTCAAAGGCACTCTTCTTATAAAGGACAAAATCAAAAAAACCGTCCCCGAACCTAATATGCCTATATTTATTAAATTATCGGAATTAAACTTTTTGGATAATTTGTGGACTAAAAACGCGCCAACGCCCACGCCCAGAACAGCAGGTCCCATAAGAACTAAACTAACATCGCTTGTTTCTATACCCAAAACCTCAAACCCAAAACCCGGCATTAGAGACACAAACATATAAGTAACTATTTGGCTCACCCCCAAAATAATAAGCACATTTAAAAGCGCGGGAACGGATTTTAGATAAACCCACGCGCTATTCAGGTCTTTTTTAACATCGCCTATTATTGTCCTTTTAGGTTTTAATTTATTTACAAACCCGCGCCATAAATCCAAAATTGTAAATGTTTTCCCTCCCATAATCCAAATAAACAAAGCGGCTAGAAAAAACAAAACGAAAAGAATAAAGAGAACTCCTTTATAGGAAACTGCTTTAAATAAAGGTCCAGCAAACAGATATCCTAAAACCTGCGATATAAAATAAGTGGTGGTATAAAGCGAATTGGCGAGAATTAAATCTTTTTTCTTAACAATGTTTGGAATAGTTGCTCCTTCTGCCGGAAAGAAAAATTGCGTTAAAGCGCTCATTATAAAAGCAAGCAAAATTGTAATAGATAGAATGTTGGAAGGAAAAAACAAGAACACAAAAAGAAAAAAAGCGCGGGAAAGATTTACAAAAGCCATCGTCTTTTTTCTATCAAACCTATCCACAAAAACCCCAGAAACAATGCTAAACAAAAAGGCGGGCAGACCGTACGCTACAAGAAGAATAGAAACAGCGAAGTTGCTTTTAGTTTCGGTGTAGATAGAGATAGCGAGAACAAAATTTAGAATACTAATAGATAGCTGGCTAAATATCTGCGCCAGCCAGAGGAAAAGGAAAGATCGGTTGTTTTTTATAAACTTGTAGAACATTTTAATTTTCAATTAAAAGCGAATTTTATCTAAGGAGTCTCCCCGCCAGCTGGCGGAGAGACTCCTTTGTTAAATCTATTCGGATTTGAGTTTTGACATTTAGATTTGACATTCCCGCCTGCAACGCTTTGCGTAGCATTGCGGGCAGGTGAGCTTTGAGTTTTCTTTACGCTTTCCCCCCATACTCCCCACTTTCCACTTTAACTTTTATGGTATCCCCCACCTTAATAAAAAGCGGGACATAAATTTCCGCTCCCGTTTCAAGAGTTGCGGGTTTTTGGACTGTTGTGGCGGTATCTCCTTTAAACCCCGGTTCGGTGTATTCAACTTTAAGGGTTACGGTTTTTGGGAATTCTATATCAATAGGACTATCGTTATAAAAGGTTACAATCATATCCTCTCCGCCTTTAAGAAATTTAAGGTTTTTAGAATCTATACCTTCAAAAGGGACAGAAACTTGTTCAAAAGAAGTTTTATCCATAACAAAGCAGGAGGCATTGTCGGCGTAAAGAAATTGCATGTTTTTTTTGAGGACATCGGATTCCTTTACCTTATCGTTGCTTTTGAAAGAAACCTCTTTAACAACGCCTGTTTTAAAACCGCGAATTTTTAATTTAACCACCGCCCCTCCCCGCGCCATTTTGATATGCTCGTAGCGAAGGACAATAAAAGGTTCCTTGCCGAAATTGTCAGCTTCAAAAATCGTTCCATTTCTCAAATTGGTAACTTCACGCATAAGAGGAATTATAAACCCCAAACCGCCATTTGTCATTTGGAATTTGATTAAGGAGTCTCCTTTGAAAAAGGTGACTCCTTTGTTAATTTCCCGATTTGTCAAATGTCATAAATAACCAACCCCCGAAGTTGGTTATTTATGACATATTAGTCCAAA is a window of Patescibacteria group bacterium DNA encoding:
- a CDS encoding TraR/DksA C4-type zinc finger protein, producing MHTYLIYIVFAIISLYVFWLYAKEEGFINEDIFDATFFCVAGVFVSKFVLKLNFSHTFLTSLLVFLLFVKLKRWSVRKAGDTAIIPFVLFLFFATALNAVLNFSGENVLLFGLVGLILAFLFYLRTNFFMGVSSKRARMSGVFGTFLNGALLYLGLLLICVIAIIFLGKFSLRQSFVYLVVFLAVLLFTIKDIRKPRNFKMVKEQIVDKIKNKLAKEKKALEEEEKLMETEDSYKVAGRDSDNADILGDVDEDVSHEINRATLGVIKNMKAQVEKALARIKRGKYGICEVCGRKIEPARLKAYPETTLCLKCSQKAE
- a CDS encoding MFS transporter, which codes for MKIKMFYKFIKNNRSFLFLWLAQIFSQLSISILNFVLAISIYTETKSNFAVSILLVAYGLPAFLFSIVSGVFVDRFDRKKTMAFVNLSRAFFLFVFLFFPSNILSITILLAFIMSALTQFFFPAEGATIPNIVKKKDLILANSLYTTTYFISQVLGYLFAGPLFKAVSYKGVLFILFVLFFLAALFIWIMGGKTFTILDLWRGFVNKLKPKRTIIGDVKKDLNSAWVYLKSVPALLNVLIILGVSQIVTYMFVSLMPGFGFEVLGIETSDVSLVLMGPAVLGVGVGAFLVHKLSKKFNSDNLINIGILGSGTVFLILSFIRRVPLKTVKYSLGFLRFAPLQRFFPHEFTKLLGVDVILFALILVFFIGVFSSFIIVASNAKMQRHCADNMRGKMYGLLQTIVTAGALLPLLLGGLLADKFGVLKIIGVSGILIVFVGIIKVGKNLKTKCIPI
- the efp gene encoding elongation factor P codes for the protein MREVTNLRNGTIFEADNFGKEPFIVLRYEHIKMARGGAVVKLKIRGFKTGVVKEVSFKSNDKVKESDVLKKNMQFLYADNASCFVMDKTSFEQVSVPFEGIDSKNLKFLKGGEDMIVTFYNDSPIDIEFPKTVTLKVEYTEPGFKGDTATTVQKPATLETGAEIYVPLFIKVGDTIKVKVESGEYGGKA